The Cervus elaphus chromosome 12, mCerEla1.1, whole genome shotgun sequence genome includes a region encoding these proteins:
- the SEMA6D gene encoding semaphorin-6D isoform X4 — MRFFLPCAYMLLLLISQLRAVSFPEDDEPLNTVDYHYSRQYPVFRGRPSGNESQHRLDFQLMLKIRDTLYIAGRDQVYTVNLNEIPKTEVIPNKKLTWRSRQQDRENCAMKGKHKDECHNFIKVFVPRNDEMVFVCGTNAFNPMCRYYKLNTLEYDGEEISGLARCPFDARQTNVALFADGKLYSATVADFLASDAVIYRSMGDGSALRTIKYDSKWIKEPHFLHAIEYGNYVYFFFREIAVEHNNLGKAVYSRVARICKNDMGGSQRVLEKHWTSFLKARLNCSVPGDSFFYFDVLQSITDIIQINGIPTVVGVFTTQLNSIPGSAVCAFSMDDIEKVFKGRFKEQKTPDSVWTAVPEDKVPKPRPGCCAKHGLAEAYKTSIDFPDETLSFIKSHPLMDSAVPPIADEPWFTKTRIRYRLTAVAVDHSAGPHQNYTVIFVGSEAGVVLKVLAKTSPFSLNDSVLLEEIEAYNHAKCNAENEEDRKVISLQLDKDHHALYVAFSSCVIRIPLSRCERYGSCKKSCIASRDPYCGWLSQGACGRVSPAMLLLTEDFFAFHNHSAGGFEQDTEYGNTAHLGDCHDMEVSSSSVTTMASIPEITPKVIDTWRPKLTSSRKFVVQDDPNTSDFTDPFSGIPKGVRWEVQSGESNQMVHMNVLITCVFAAFVLGAFIAGVAVYCYRDMFVRKNRKIHKDAESAQSCTDSSGSFAKLNGLFDSPVKEYQQNIDSPKLYSNLLTSRKELPPNGDTKSMVMDHRGQPPELAALPTPESTPVLHQKTLQAMKSHSEKAHGHGASRKETPQFFPSSPPPHSPLSHGHIPSAIVLPNATHDYNTSFSNSNAHKAEKKLQNIDHPLTKSSSKRDHRRSVDSRNTLNDLLKHLNDPNSNPKAIMGDIQMAHQTLMLDPVGPMSEVPPKVPNREASLYSPPSTLPRNSPTKRVDVPTTPGVPMTSLERQRGYHKNSSQRHSISAMPKNLSSPNGVLLSRQPSMNRGGYMPTPAGAKVDYIQGAPVSVHLQPSLSRQSSYTSNGTLPRTGLKRTPSLKPDVPPKPSFVPQTTSVRPLNKYTY, encoded by the exons ATGAGGTTCTTCCTGCCTTGTGCCTACATGCTGCTGCTCCTGATTTCCCAGTTGAGGGCAGTCAGCTTTCCTGAAGATGATGAACCCCTTAATACTGTGGACTATCACT ATTCAAGGCAATATCCGGTTTTTAGAGGACGCCCTTCAGGCAATGAATCACAGCACAGGCTGGACTTTCAGCTGATGTTGAAAATTCGAGACACACTTTATATTGCTGGCAG GGATCAAGTTTATACAGTAAACTTAAATGAAATCCCCAAAACAGAAGTAATACCAAACAAG AAACTGACATGGCGGTCAAGACAACAGGATCGAGAAAACTGTGCTATGAAAGGGAAGCATAAA GATGAATGCCACAACTTTATTAAAGTATTTGTTCCAAGAAACGATGAGATGGTTTTTGTTTGTGGCACCAATGCATTTAATCCCATGTGTAGATACTATAAG ttgAATACCTTAGAGTATGATGGAGAAGAAATTAGTGGCCTGGCAAGATGCCCATTTGATGCCAGACAAACTAATGTTGCCCTTTTTGCTG ATGGGAAGCTGTATTCTGCCACTGTGGCTGACTTCTTGGCCAGTGATGCTGTGATTTATCGAAGCATGGGTGATGGATCTGCTCTTCGTACGATTAAATATGATTCCAAATGGATCAAAG agCCACACTTCCTGCATGCCATAGAATATGGAAACTACgtctatttcttctttagagaaattgcTGTAGAACATAATAACTTAGGCAAG GCTGTCTATTCCCGTGTGGCCCGCATATGTAAAAACGACATGGGTGGCTCCCAGCGGGTCCTGGAGAAACACTGGACTTCGTTTCTGAAGGCTCGGCTTAACTGTTCCGTCCCTGGAGATTCCTTTTTCTACTTTGATGTTCTGCAGTCTATTACAGACATAATACAAATCAATGGCATTCCCACGGTGGTAGGGGTGTTTACCACACAGCTCAACAG CATTCCTGGTTCTGCAGTCTGTGCGTTTAGCATGGATGACATTGAAAAAGTATTCAAAGGACGGtttaaagaacagaaaactcCAGATTCCGTTTGGACAGCGGTCCCTGAAGACAAAGTACCAAAGCCAAG GCCTGGCTGTTGTGCAAAGCACGGTCTTGCCGAAGCTTATAAAACCTCCATCGATTTCCCGGATGAAACCCTGTCATTCATCAAATCCCACCCCCTGATGGACTCGGCCGTCCCACCCATCGCCGACGAGCCGTGGTTCACAAAGACTCGGATCAG GTACAGACTGACGGCCGTCGCCGTGGACCATTCTGCCGGACCCCACCAGAACTACACAGTCATCTTTGTTGGCTCAGAAGCTGGCGTGGTGCTTAAAGTTTTGGCGAAGACCAGCCCTTTCTCTTTGAATGACAGCGTGTTACTGGAAGAGATTGAAGCGTACAACCATGCAAA GTGCAATGCTGAAAATGAAGAGGACAGAAAGGTCATCTCATTACAGTTGGATAAAGACCATCATGCTTTATATGTGGCGTTCTCTAGCTGCGTTATCCGCATTCCCCTCAGTCGCTGTGAGCGTTATGGATCATGTAAAAA GTCTTGTATTGCATCTCGAGACCCATACTGTGGCTGGTTAAGCCAAGGGGCCTGTGGTCGAGTGAGCCCAGCGATGCT GCTGTTAACTGAAGACTTCTTTGCTTTCCATAACCACAGCGCTGGAGGATTTGAACAGGACACAGAATATGGCAACACGGCCCATCTAGGGGACTGCCACG ACATGGAGGTATCTTCATCTTCTGTTACCACAATGGCAAGTATCCCAGAAATTACACCTAAAGTGATTGATACCTGGAGACCTAAACTGACCAGCTCCCGGAAATTTGTAGTTCAAGATGACCCAAACACTTCTGATTTTACTGATCCTTTTTCAGGTATCCCAAAGG GTGTACGATGGGAAGTCCAGTCTGGAGAGTCCAACCAGATGGTCCACATGAATGTCCTCATCACCTGTGTCTTTGCAGCTTTTGTCTTGGGTGCATTCATTGCAGGTGTGGCAGTCTACTGTTACCGTGACATGTTTGTTCGGAAAAACAGAAAGATCCATAAAGATGCAGAATCTGCCCAGTCATGCACAGACTCCAGTGGAAGTTTTGCCAAGCTGAATGGTCTCTTTGACAGCCCAGTCAAGGAATATCAACAGAATATTGATTCTCCCAAATTATATAGTAACCTGCTAACCAGTCGGAAAGAGCTGCCACCCAATGGAGATACAAAATCCATGGTCATGGACCATCGAGGCCAACCTCCAGAGCTGGCTGCTCTCCCCACACCTGAGTCTACACCCGTGCTTCACCAGAAGACCCTGCAGGCCATGAAGAGCCACTCAGAAAAGGCCCATGGCCATGGAGCTTCGAGGAAAGAAACCCCTCAGTTCTTTCCTTCTAGTCCTCCACCACATTCCCCACTAAGTCATGGGCATATCCCCAGTGCCATTGTTCTTCCTAATGCTACCCATGACTACAACACTTCTTTCTCAAACTCCAATGCTCACAAAGCTGAAAAGAAGCTTCAAAACATTGACCACCCTCTTACAAAGTCATCCAGTAAAAGAGATCACCGGCGTTCTGTGGATTCCAGAAATACCCTCAATGATCTCCTGAAGCATCTAAATGACCCAAATAGTAACCCCAAAGCCATCATGGGAGACATCCAGATGGCCCACCAGACCCTAATGCTGGACCCCGTGGGACCTATGTCTGAGGTCCCGCCCAAGGTCCCTAATCGCGAAGCATCTCTCTACTCTCCTCCCTCAACTCTTCCCAGAAATAGCCCAACCAAGAGAGTGGATGTTCCCACCACTCCTGGAGTTCCAATGACTTCTTTGGAAAGACAGAGGGGTTATCATAAAAATTCCTCCCAGAGGCACTCTATATCGGCTATGCCTAAAAACTTAAGTTCACCAAATGGTGTTTTGTTATCTAGACAGCCTAGTATGAACCGTGGGGGGTACATGCCCACCCCTGCAGGGGCAAAGGTGGACTATATTCAGGGAGCACCAGTGAGTGTTCACCTACAGCCTTCCCTCTCCAGACAGAGCAGCTACACCAGTAATGGCACCCTTCCCCGGACGGGACTAAAGAGGACACCGTCCTTAAAACCTGACGTGCCACCAAAGCCTTCATTTGTTCCTCAAACCACCTCTGTCAGACCACTGAACAAATACACTTACTAG
- the SEMA6D gene encoding semaphorin-6D isoform X3: MRFFLPCAYMLLLLISQLRAVSFPEDDEPLNTVDYHYSRQYPVFRGRPSGNESQHRLDFQLMLKIRDTLYIAGRDQVYTVNLNEIPKTEVIPNKKLTWRSRQQDRENCAMKGKHKDECHNFIKVFVPRNDEMVFVCGTNAFNPMCRYYKLNTLEYDGEEISGLARCPFDARQTNVALFADGKLYSATVADFLASDAVIYRSMGDGSALRTIKYDSKWIKEPHFLHAIEYGNYVYFFFREIAVEHNNLGKAVYSRVARICKNDMGGSQRVLEKHWTSFLKARLNCSVPGDSFFYFDVLQSITDIIQINGIPTVVGVFTTQLNSIPGSAVCAFSMDDIEKVFKGRFKEQKTPDSVWTAVPEDKVPKPRPGCCAKHGLAEAYKTSIDFPDETLSFIKSHPLMDSAVPPIADEPWFTKTRIRYRLTAVAVDHSAGPHQNYTVIFVGSEAGVVLKVLAKTSPFSLNDSVLLEEIEAYNHAKCNAENEEDRKVISLQLDKDHHALYVAFSSCVIRIPLSRCERYGSCKKSCIASRDPYCGWLSQGACGRVSPAMLAGGFEQDTEYGNTAHLGDCHEILPTSTTPDYKIFGGPTSDMEVSSSSVTTMASIPEITPKVIDTWRPKLTSSRKFVVQDDPNTSDFTDPFSGIPKGVRWEVQSGESNQMVHMNVLITCVFAAFVLGAFIAGVAVYCYRDMFVRKNRKIHKDAESAQSCTDSSGSFAKLNGLFDSPVKEYQQNIDSPKLYSNLLTSRKELPPNGDTKSMVMDHRGQPPELAALPTPESTPVLHQKTLQAMKSHSEKAHGHGASRKETPQFFPSSPPPHSPLSHGHIPSAIVLPNATHDYNTSFSNSNAHKAEKKLQNIDHPLTKSSSKRDHRRSVDSRNTLNDLLKHLNDPNSNPKAIMGDIQMAHQTLMLDPVGPMSEVPPKVPNREASLYSPPSTLPRNSPTKRVDVPTTPGVPMTSLERQRGYHKNSSQRHSISAMPKNLSSPNGVLLSRQPSMNRGGYMPTPAGAKVDYIQGAPVSVHLQPSLSRQSSYTSNGTLPRTGLKRTPSLKPDVPPKPSFVPQTTSVRPLNKYTY, translated from the exons ATGAGGTTCTTCCTGCCTTGTGCCTACATGCTGCTGCTCCTGATTTCCCAGTTGAGGGCAGTCAGCTTTCCTGAAGATGATGAACCCCTTAATACTGTGGACTATCACT ATTCAAGGCAATATCCGGTTTTTAGAGGACGCCCTTCAGGCAATGAATCACAGCACAGGCTGGACTTTCAGCTGATGTTGAAAATTCGAGACACACTTTATATTGCTGGCAG GGATCAAGTTTATACAGTAAACTTAAATGAAATCCCCAAAACAGAAGTAATACCAAACAAG AAACTGACATGGCGGTCAAGACAACAGGATCGAGAAAACTGTGCTATGAAAGGGAAGCATAAA GATGAATGCCACAACTTTATTAAAGTATTTGTTCCAAGAAACGATGAGATGGTTTTTGTTTGTGGCACCAATGCATTTAATCCCATGTGTAGATACTATAAG ttgAATACCTTAGAGTATGATGGAGAAGAAATTAGTGGCCTGGCAAGATGCCCATTTGATGCCAGACAAACTAATGTTGCCCTTTTTGCTG ATGGGAAGCTGTATTCTGCCACTGTGGCTGACTTCTTGGCCAGTGATGCTGTGATTTATCGAAGCATGGGTGATGGATCTGCTCTTCGTACGATTAAATATGATTCCAAATGGATCAAAG agCCACACTTCCTGCATGCCATAGAATATGGAAACTACgtctatttcttctttagagaaattgcTGTAGAACATAATAACTTAGGCAAG GCTGTCTATTCCCGTGTGGCCCGCATATGTAAAAACGACATGGGTGGCTCCCAGCGGGTCCTGGAGAAACACTGGACTTCGTTTCTGAAGGCTCGGCTTAACTGTTCCGTCCCTGGAGATTCCTTTTTCTACTTTGATGTTCTGCAGTCTATTACAGACATAATACAAATCAATGGCATTCCCACGGTGGTAGGGGTGTTTACCACACAGCTCAACAG CATTCCTGGTTCTGCAGTCTGTGCGTTTAGCATGGATGACATTGAAAAAGTATTCAAAGGACGGtttaaagaacagaaaactcCAGATTCCGTTTGGACAGCGGTCCCTGAAGACAAAGTACCAAAGCCAAG GCCTGGCTGTTGTGCAAAGCACGGTCTTGCCGAAGCTTATAAAACCTCCATCGATTTCCCGGATGAAACCCTGTCATTCATCAAATCCCACCCCCTGATGGACTCGGCCGTCCCACCCATCGCCGACGAGCCGTGGTTCACAAAGACTCGGATCAG GTACAGACTGACGGCCGTCGCCGTGGACCATTCTGCCGGACCCCACCAGAACTACACAGTCATCTTTGTTGGCTCAGAAGCTGGCGTGGTGCTTAAAGTTTTGGCGAAGACCAGCCCTTTCTCTTTGAATGACAGCGTGTTACTGGAAGAGATTGAAGCGTACAACCATGCAAA GTGCAATGCTGAAAATGAAGAGGACAGAAAGGTCATCTCATTACAGTTGGATAAAGACCATCATGCTTTATATGTGGCGTTCTCTAGCTGCGTTATCCGCATTCCCCTCAGTCGCTGTGAGCGTTATGGATCATGTAAAAA GTCTTGTATTGCATCTCGAGACCCATACTGTGGCTGGTTAAGCCAAGGGGCCTGTGGTCGAGTGAGCCCAGCGATGCT CGCTGGAGGATTTGAACAGGACACAGAATATGGCAACACGGCCCATCTAGGGGACTGCCACG AAATTTTGCCTACTTCAACTACACCAGATTACAAAATATTTGGCGGTCCAACATCTG ACATGGAGGTATCTTCATCTTCTGTTACCACAATGGCAAGTATCCCAGAAATTACACCTAAAGTGATTGATACCTGGAGACCTAAACTGACCAGCTCCCGGAAATTTGTAGTTCAAGATGACCCAAACACTTCTGATTTTACTGATCCTTTTTCAGGTATCCCAAAGG GTGTACGATGGGAAGTCCAGTCTGGAGAGTCCAACCAGATGGTCCACATGAATGTCCTCATCACCTGTGTCTTTGCAGCTTTTGTCTTGGGTGCATTCATTGCAGGTGTGGCAGTCTACTGTTACCGTGACATGTTTGTTCGGAAAAACAGAAAGATCCATAAAGATGCAGAATCTGCCCAGTCATGCACAGACTCCAGTGGAAGTTTTGCCAAGCTGAATGGTCTCTTTGACAGCCCAGTCAAGGAATATCAACAGAATATTGATTCTCCCAAATTATATAGTAACCTGCTAACCAGTCGGAAAGAGCTGCCACCCAATGGAGATACAAAATCCATGGTCATGGACCATCGAGGCCAACCTCCAGAGCTGGCTGCTCTCCCCACACCTGAGTCTACACCCGTGCTTCACCAGAAGACCCTGCAGGCCATGAAGAGCCACTCAGAAAAGGCCCATGGCCATGGAGCTTCGAGGAAAGAAACCCCTCAGTTCTTTCCTTCTAGTCCTCCACCACATTCCCCACTAAGTCATGGGCATATCCCCAGTGCCATTGTTCTTCCTAATGCTACCCATGACTACAACACTTCTTTCTCAAACTCCAATGCTCACAAAGCTGAAAAGAAGCTTCAAAACATTGACCACCCTCTTACAAAGTCATCCAGTAAAAGAGATCACCGGCGTTCTGTGGATTCCAGAAATACCCTCAATGATCTCCTGAAGCATCTAAATGACCCAAATAGTAACCCCAAAGCCATCATGGGAGACATCCAGATGGCCCACCAGACCCTAATGCTGGACCCCGTGGGACCTATGTCTGAGGTCCCGCCCAAGGTCCCTAATCGCGAAGCATCTCTCTACTCTCCTCCCTCAACTCTTCCCAGAAATAGCCCAACCAAGAGAGTGGATGTTCCCACCACTCCTGGAGTTCCAATGACTTCTTTGGAAAGACAGAGGGGTTATCATAAAAATTCCTCCCAGAGGCACTCTATATCGGCTATGCCTAAAAACTTAAGTTCACCAAATGGTGTTTTGTTATCTAGACAGCCTAGTATGAACCGTGGGGGGTACATGCCCACCCCTGCAGGGGCAAAGGTGGACTATATTCAGGGAGCACCAGTGAGTGTTCACCTACAGCCTTCCCTCTCCAGACAGAGCAGCTACACCAGTAATGGCACCCTTCCCCGGACGGGACTAAAGAGGACACCGTCCTTAAAACCTGACGTGCCACCAAAGCCTTCATTTGTTCCTCAAACCACCTCTGTCAGACCACTGAACAAATACACTTACTAG
- the SEMA6D gene encoding semaphorin-6D isoform X5, which yields MRFFLPCAYMLLLLISQLRAVSFPEDDEPLNTVDYHYSRQYPVFRGRPSGNESQHRLDFQLMLKIRDTLYIAGRDQVYTVNLNEIPKTEVIPNKKLTWRSRQQDRENCAMKGKHKDECHNFIKVFVPRNDEMVFVCGTNAFNPMCRYYKLNTLEYDGEEISGLARCPFDARQTNVALFADGKLYSATVADFLASDAVIYRSMGDGSALRTIKYDSKWIKEPHFLHAIEYGNYVYFFFREIAVEHNNLGKAVYSRVARICKNDMGGSQRVLEKHWTSFLKARLNCSVPGDSFFYFDVLQSITDIIQINGIPTVVGVFTTQLNSIPGSAVCAFSMDDIEKVFKGRFKEQKTPDSVWTAVPEDKVPKPRPGCCAKHGLAEAYKTSIDFPDETLSFIKSHPLMDSAVPPIADEPWFTKTRIRYRLTAVAVDHSAGPHQNYTVIFVGSEAGVVLKVLAKTSPFSLNDSVLLEEIEAYNHAKCNAENEEDRKVISLQLDKDHHALYVAFSSCVIRIPLSRCERYGSCKKSCIASRDPYCGWLSQGACGRVSPAMLAGGFEQDTEYGNTAHLGDCHDMEVSSSSVTTMASIPEITPKVIDTWRPKLTSSRKFVVQDDPNTSDFTDPFSGIPKGVRWEVQSGESNQMVHMNVLITCVFAAFVLGAFIAGVAVYCYRDMFVRKNRKIHKDAESAQSCTDSSGSFAKLNGLFDSPVKEYQQNIDSPKLYSNLLTSRKELPPNGDTKSMVMDHRGQPPELAALPTPESTPVLHQKTLQAMKSHSEKAHGHGASRKETPQFFPSSPPPHSPLSHGHIPSAIVLPNATHDYNTSFSNSNAHKAEKKLQNIDHPLTKSSSKRDHRRSVDSRNTLNDLLKHLNDPNSNPKAIMGDIQMAHQTLMLDPVGPMSEVPPKVPNREASLYSPPSTLPRNSPTKRVDVPTTPGVPMTSLERQRGYHKNSSQRHSISAMPKNLSSPNGVLLSRQPSMNRGGYMPTPAGAKVDYIQGAPVSVHLQPSLSRQSSYTSNGTLPRTGLKRTPSLKPDVPPKPSFVPQTTSVRPLNKYTY from the exons ATGAGGTTCTTCCTGCCTTGTGCCTACATGCTGCTGCTCCTGATTTCCCAGTTGAGGGCAGTCAGCTTTCCTGAAGATGATGAACCCCTTAATACTGTGGACTATCACT ATTCAAGGCAATATCCGGTTTTTAGAGGACGCCCTTCAGGCAATGAATCACAGCACAGGCTGGACTTTCAGCTGATGTTGAAAATTCGAGACACACTTTATATTGCTGGCAG GGATCAAGTTTATACAGTAAACTTAAATGAAATCCCCAAAACAGAAGTAATACCAAACAAG AAACTGACATGGCGGTCAAGACAACAGGATCGAGAAAACTGTGCTATGAAAGGGAAGCATAAA GATGAATGCCACAACTTTATTAAAGTATTTGTTCCAAGAAACGATGAGATGGTTTTTGTTTGTGGCACCAATGCATTTAATCCCATGTGTAGATACTATAAG ttgAATACCTTAGAGTATGATGGAGAAGAAATTAGTGGCCTGGCAAGATGCCCATTTGATGCCAGACAAACTAATGTTGCCCTTTTTGCTG ATGGGAAGCTGTATTCTGCCACTGTGGCTGACTTCTTGGCCAGTGATGCTGTGATTTATCGAAGCATGGGTGATGGATCTGCTCTTCGTACGATTAAATATGATTCCAAATGGATCAAAG agCCACACTTCCTGCATGCCATAGAATATGGAAACTACgtctatttcttctttagagaaattgcTGTAGAACATAATAACTTAGGCAAG GCTGTCTATTCCCGTGTGGCCCGCATATGTAAAAACGACATGGGTGGCTCCCAGCGGGTCCTGGAGAAACACTGGACTTCGTTTCTGAAGGCTCGGCTTAACTGTTCCGTCCCTGGAGATTCCTTTTTCTACTTTGATGTTCTGCAGTCTATTACAGACATAATACAAATCAATGGCATTCCCACGGTGGTAGGGGTGTTTACCACACAGCTCAACAG CATTCCTGGTTCTGCAGTCTGTGCGTTTAGCATGGATGACATTGAAAAAGTATTCAAAGGACGGtttaaagaacagaaaactcCAGATTCCGTTTGGACAGCGGTCCCTGAAGACAAAGTACCAAAGCCAAG GCCTGGCTGTTGTGCAAAGCACGGTCTTGCCGAAGCTTATAAAACCTCCATCGATTTCCCGGATGAAACCCTGTCATTCATCAAATCCCACCCCCTGATGGACTCGGCCGTCCCACCCATCGCCGACGAGCCGTGGTTCACAAAGACTCGGATCAG GTACAGACTGACGGCCGTCGCCGTGGACCATTCTGCCGGACCCCACCAGAACTACACAGTCATCTTTGTTGGCTCAGAAGCTGGCGTGGTGCTTAAAGTTTTGGCGAAGACCAGCCCTTTCTCTTTGAATGACAGCGTGTTACTGGAAGAGATTGAAGCGTACAACCATGCAAA GTGCAATGCTGAAAATGAAGAGGACAGAAAGGTCATCTCATTACAGTTGGATAAAGACCATCATGCTTTATATGTGGCGTTCTCTAGCTGCGTTATCCGCATTCCCCTCAGTCGCTGTGAGCGTTATGGATCATGTAAAAA GTCTTGTATTGCATCTCGAGACCCATACTGTGGCTGGTTAAGCCAAGGGGCCTGTGGTCGAGTGAGCCCAGCGATGCT CGCTGGAGGATTTGAACAGGACACAGAATATGGCAACACGGCCCATCTAGGGGACTGCCACG ACATGGAGGTATCTTCATCTTCTGTTACCACAATGGCAAGTATCCCAGAAATTACACCTAAAGTGATTGATACCTGGAGACCTAAACTGACCAGCTCCCGGAAATTTGTAGTTCAAGATGACCCAAACACTTCTGATTTTACTGATCCTTTTTCAGGTATCCCAAAGG GTGTACGATGGGAAGTCCAGTCTGGAGAGTCCAACCAGATGGTCCACATGAATGTCCTCATCACCTGTGTCTTTGCAGCTTTTGTCTTGGGTGCATTCATTGCAGGTGTGGCAGTCTACTGTTACCGTGACATGTTTGTTCGGAAAAACAGAAAGATCCATAAAGATGCAGAATCTGCCCAGTCATGCACAGACTCCAGTGGAAGTTTTGCCAAGCTGAATGGTCTCTTTGACAGCCCAGTCAAGGAATATCAACAGAATATTGATTCTCCCAAATTATATAGTAACCTGCTAACCAGTCGGAAAGAGCTGCCACCCAATGGAGATACAAAATCCATGGTCATGGACCATCGAGGCCAACCTCCAGAGCTGGCTGCTCTCCCCACACCTGAGTCTACACCCGTGCTTCACCAGAAGACCCTGCAGGCCATGAAGAGCCACTCAGAAAAGGCCCATGGCCATGGAGCTTCGAGGAAAGAAACCCCTCAGTTCTTTCCTTCTAGTCCTCCACCACATTCCCCACTAAGTCATGGGCATATCCCCAGTGCCATTGTTCTTCCTAATGCTACCCATGACTACAACACTTCTTTCTCAAACTCCAATGCTCACAAAGCTGAAAAGAAGCTTCAAAACATTGACCACCCTCTTACAAAGTCATCCAGTAAAAGAGATCACCGGCGTTCTGTGGATTCCAGAAATACCCTCAATGATCTCCTGAAGCATCTAAATGACCCAAATAGTAACCCCAAAGCCATCATGGGAGACATCCAGATGGCCCACCAGACCCTAATGCTGGACCCCGTGGGACCTATGTCTGAGGTCCCGCCCAAGGTCCCTAATCGCGAAGCATCTCTCTACTCTCCTCCCTCAACTCTTCCCAGAAATAGCCCAACCAAGAGAGTGGATGTTCCCACCACTCCTGGAGTTCCAATGACTTCTTTGGAAAGACAGAGGGGTTATCATAAAAATTCCTCCCAGAGGCACTCTATATCGGCTATGCCTAAAAACTTAAGTTCACCAAATGGTGTTTTGTTATCTAGACAGCCTAGTATGAACCGTGGGGGGTACATGCCCACCCCTGCAGGGGCAAAGGTGGACTATATTCAGGGAGCACCAGTGAGTGTTCACCTACAGCCTTCCCTCTCCAGACAGAGCAGCTACACCAGTAATGGCACCCTTCCCCGGACGGGACTAAAGAGGACACCGTCCTTAAAACCTGACGTGCCACCAAAGCCTTCATTTGTTCCTCAAACCACCTCTGTCAGACCACTGAACAAATACACTTACTAG